A region from the Lolium perenne isolate Kyuss_39 chromosome 4, Kyuss_2.0, whole genome shotgun sequence genome encodes:
- the LOC127295625 gene encoding bifunctional TENA2 protein: MDIGGADKGTTAAWMATHGGMYERATRHPFTVSIRDGTVDLAAFKRWLGQDYMFVREFVAFLASVLLKCCKQSDSSDMEIILGGLASLSDELSWFKKEAAKWSVDLAGISPLTSNTEYCRFLQSFNDPEISYTVAITTFWIIETVYQDSFAFCIEEGHKTPLELLGTCQRWGSPEFKQYCQSLQRIADRCLANATSDAAKSAEEAFLRVLELEIGFWDMSSSQS; encoded by the exons ATGGACATCGGCGGGGCCGACAAGGGCACGACGGCGGCCTGGATGGCGACGCACGGCGGGATGTACGAGCGGGCCACGCGGCACCCCTTCACCGTCTCCATCCGCGACGGCACCGTCGACCTGGCCGCCTTCAAACGCTGGCTC GGTCAGGACTACATGTTTGTGCGAGAATTTGTTGCATTTCTGGCTAGTGTACTACTCAAGTGTTGCAAGCAATCAGACAGCTCGGACATGGAAATAATCCTAGGTGGTTTGGCTTCTCTTAGTGATGAGCTCTCCTGGTTCAAGAAGGAAGCTGCTAAATGGAGTGTTGATCTGGCCGGTATTTCTCCCCTCACTTCTAATACGGAGTACTGCAG GTTTCTTCAGAGCTTCAATGATCCAGAGATCAGCTACACTGTTGCCATAACTACCTTTTGGATAATTGAAACCGTGTACCAGGATAGCTTTGCTTTCTGTATAGAAGAAGGTCATAAGACGCCCTTGGAGCTCCTGGGGACCTGCCAGAGATGGGGCAGCCCTGAGTTCAAGCAGTACTGCCAGTCTCTGCAGCGAATCGCTGATCGCTGCTTGGCAAATGCGACATCTGATGCTGCCAAGAGTGCTgaagaggccttccttcgtgtacTCGAGCTGGAGATCGGGTTCTGGGACATGAGCTCCTCTCAGTCCTAA